From Dechloromonas sp. A34:
CACCTCCTTGTCGCGCTGCCGTTCGGCGATCCTCTCCGGCCTCGTATCGCCGCGCTCCGGCAAGTGGCCGAAAGCGGTCGCCAGGCTCTGCAGTTCGAGCAGACTTTCGTCGCCGGCGCCCAGGGTGGCGCCCAGGAGGTCGAAGCGGTCCGCGATGATTCGCCCATAGCCGGCCGGATCGATGGGCAGCCGATGGGCGTAGTAGTGGAGGCTGAATTCGCCGCGCCCGGCATCGAAAGCCAGGCTCAGTTCGCCACGCCCGAGGACCGTGCCGTAGTGTTCGCCGAGGATGGGCAGCAGGACCTTGCCCTGCAGCTCCGGGTTCAGGGGTTGCCAGTCGATGTCGAAATAGTCGGCGTGGGCTGCCGCCGGGCCATTTTCCAGCACGTCCAGCCACCAGGCGTTGTCGGCGCCCATGACCCCCATGTGGTTGGGCACGAAGTCGAGAATCAGGCCCATGCCATGGTCCCGCAGGGTCGCCGCGAAATGCCGGAATTCCCCGGCCGTGCCGATTTCCGGATTGAAGGCGTTGTAGTCGACGATGTCGTAGCCGTGCGTGCTGCCCGGCCGAGCCTTCAGGCAGGGCGAGAGGTAGCAGTGGCTGATGCCGAGTTCGGCCAGGTAGGGCACGATTGCCGTGGCCTGGGCCAGGGTGAAGTCGCGATTGAGCTGAAGACGGTAGGTGGCGCGGGGGATTTGCGCCGCCCTGGCTGCGCTCCGCGGAGGTCGCGACTCCGGCAGCGCGCCGGCCGCCGGCCCGCGCTCGCGGCGCAGCATCTCGGCCAGTGCCAGCAGGCGCGGTTCGTCCGCCCAGGCTTCGAGTTCCAGCGGCAGGCGGCGCCGCCAGTTGGGATGGCTGGTCGTGGTCCCCGGCAGGTTGGTCTGGTCGATGACGCCGAAGACGTCCTCGAGCTGGACACCGAGCAGCATGGTCGGCGAGCGGGCCAGGTAAGCGTGTATCGCCAGCGCCAGCTCGGCCGTCATCGCCGGCACGGCGGCTGTCGGCAGCGCGCTGCCTTCCGCCAACAAGCCTTCGCGCTGCAAGGCGAGCAGCAAGCGGGCGCGGTCGCCGGCCCGTGCCACGACGGCGGCTTCCAGCTGCGCCGGCGCGGGCAGCTGGCCGAGAGCGGCGCGGGTGTCGATGTCGCGGCCCTGCCAGTAACCATAGAGGGTCGCCATGTCGTGGGTGCCGACCACGGCCAGCGCCTGGCGCGGATAGGCGGCCGGCGCCTTGAAACCGCCGCCGTCGTCGCGTTCGAAGAAGAGCGGGCGATAAGAGAGCACGCCGCGCTCGGCCACGGCGGCCCGGAACCCGGCGGGTACGGTACCGAGATCCTCGCCGATGACGGCGCAGCAGTGGCGCTGGCTCTCCAGGGCCAGGATGCCGAGCAGGTCGGCGAAGGGATAGCGGACATAGGCACCGGCCGCCGCACCCTCCCCGGACGGCACCCAGAAGACGTGCTCGAGGGCCATGACATGGTCGATGCGCAGGGCGCCGGCGTGGCGCATCGCGGCGCGCAGGGTGGCGATGAAGGGCGCGTAGGCAGTCTCGCGCAAGGCCTGCGGCAGCAGGGCAGCAGCCCCCAGTCCTGACCGTCGCGGCTGAAATCGTCGGGCGGCGCGCCGAGATGGGCGCCCCGGGCGTACCACGCCTGCCCGCTCCAGGCCTCGGCGCCGCCCGGATCGATGCCGAGGGCCAGATCCTGGTACAGGCCGATGGCGAGGCGGGGCGCCCCGCCCGCGCCGTCCTGCCTGGCCGCGGCCGCCAGCTGTTGGTCGGCCAGCCACTGCAGGTAGAGGTAAAAGTCGATTTCCTCGCCGTGCTCGGCCGCGTAGGCGCGGACCGCCGCGGCATCCGGCGACTGAAACTCAGCGGGCCAGGCCGGCCAGCCCCAGGACTGCCCATCGGCGGCACGAAAATGGGCCTGCAGTGCATCGAACAAGGCTTGTGCCTCGAGCGCTGCACCACCGGCGGCGCGGAACTGTCGCCAGGCCTTGGCCCGAGCGGTGTTAGGCACTAGGTGGTGGTCGCGAAAATGAGCAAAGGCCAGGCGCAGGGCCTCGAGTTTCGCCGCCGCCACCTGGCCGTAGTCGACCAGTTCGCCGGCCTGCAGACCACGCAGCCGGGCCTGGAAGTCAGGGCCTGCGACCAGGGCGCGGGCCGCGGCGCTGGCCTGGAAATCGGCGACGGCCTCGACGTCGATGTAGAGCACGTTCAGGAACAGCCGGCTGGACGGACTGTAGGGACTGCACCGCTCAGGCTGCTCGGGGAACAGCGCATGCAGCGGATTGACCCCGACCAGCGCGGCGCCGGCTCCGGCGGCATAGGCGACGACGGCCTGCAGGTCGGTGAAGTCGCCGATTCCCCAATTGAGCCGGGAACGCAGGCCGTAGAGTTGCAGGGTCGGCCCCCACGCCCTGCACTCACCACGCAGCACCTGGGGCCAGTAGCAAGTGGCCGGGGTGACGATGAGTTGCGTCGCCGCGGCAGCATCCTGCCCGGCGCTGGCCGGAGCCAGTTCGAGACGGTGATAGCCGATGCCCAGGGCCGGCAATGGCAGTTGCCAGCGTTGGAAGCGGGTGCCGGCGATGGTCCGCTCGGCGCGCAGCGGCAAGGCCGCGGGCGGAAAGTGCCGGTCTGCCGTTCGCCGCTTTCGAAAGTCAGCGACCAGCGCCACTCCGCCTGCGAAGACGTCGCCGGCAGCGTGAGCTCGACGGCAGCTTGCTCGACGTCGGCCCGCAACACCTTCACCGGCGGCAGCGGACGGCGCCAATCCCGGGTTTCCAGATCATCGGCGAGGGCTTCCAGGTCGCCAACCAGCACCAGCCCGAGGGCGGCGAGCAGTTTTTCCCGGGTCGCGTCGCTGGTCGCGCGCTGTTCGCCGCGGTAGTCGTCATACCCGTCCTCGATGCCGCAGCATGCCGCCAGGCGGCGGATGGCCTCGCCGCGGCTCATGGCCCGGCCCTGCCGCTCCTTGCCGCGGCGTCGAGCACCCAGGCTACGGACCAGGGCGGCAGGCGGCCGGCGGCCAGATCCTCGGCCGTGAGGCTGTCGCTGCGGTGGATGGCAACTCCCGGCGGCGGCGCCACGGGGCCGACCGGCTCGGCGCCGAGGTTGGCGAGAAGGGTCAGCCGGCTGCCATCGCCGAGGCGCCACGCGACCTCGAGGGCGGCCTCGCCGAGGGTGTCCCAGGCCGCCTGGCCCGATTTCATGCCGCGCAGGCGCGGCACGATCTGCTGCCGGCGGATCGCCAGCAGGCTGCGGTAGAAAACCAGCCAGCGCTCATGCGGCGGCGCCAGGCGGCTCGCCCAGTCCAGCACGCAGGCGGCAAAGGTGGATTCGGCATTGGGATCGGGCAGTTCGGACGGCTGCGCCGGGCCGTCGGCGGCCGTGACGGCCAGGAAGCGGGCGAGTTCCCGGCGGCGGCCGGCGCGCACCGCCGCCGCCAGTTGCGGTTCGAAATCGCAGAAATAGAGAAATGGCTGGGCGGCGGCGAATTCCTCGCCCATGAACAGCAGCGGCGGCGCCGGGGCGAGCAGCAGGATGGCGGTCGCCGCCGCCAGCGCCTCCGGCGGCACCAGCTGGCCGAGGCGTTCGCCGAAGGCCCGGTTGCCCACCTGGTCGTGGTTTTGCAGGAAGCCGACGAAGGCGGTCGGCGGCAGGTGGTCGCTCGGTTCGCCGCGCGGTACATGGCCGCGATACGGCGAGAATTCGCCCTGGAAGGCGAAGCCTTCGCCGAGGGCGCGGGCGAGGTGGCGGGCCGGCGCGCCGAAGAGCGCGGCGTAGTCGCCATAGTAGCCCTCCGCTTCGCCGGTCAGCAGGCGGTGCAGCGGGTGATGGAAATCGTCGTTCCACTGGGCCGTCGCGCAGCACGGCGCGCCTTCCGCATCGCGGCCGAGGTAGCGGGCCTGGTTGCGGTCGTTCTCCAGGATCAGGTGGATCTGGCGCTGGCGGCCCGGCCCCTGGCGCACGGCGGCGGCCAGCGCCTCGACGATATCCGGCGTCGAGGCGTCGTCGATGGCATGGACGGCATCGATGCGCAGCCCGTCGAAGTGATATTCCTCGAGCCAGTAGAGGGCGTTGTGGATGAAGAAGCTGCGCACCGGCTCGCTGTCCGGACCTTCGAAATTGATGGCCGGCCCCCAGGGCGTGCGGCGCGCGGCGTTGAAGAAAGGCTCGGCGTAGGTGTGCAGGTAGTTGCCTTCCGGCCCGAAGTGGTTGTAGACGACATCGAGCAGCACCATCAGGCCCCGCGCATGAGCGGCCTGGATCAGGCGTTTCAGGTCGTGCGGCCGGCCGTAGCTGCTGTCCGGCGCAAAGGGCAGGACGCCGTCGTAGCCCCAGTTGCGGCGGCCGGGAAAATCCGCCACCGGCATCAGTTCGATAGCCGTCACGCCGAGTTCCGCCAGGTCGTCGAGGCGGCCGGCGACGGCGGCGAAGCTGCCCTCCGCCGTGAAGCTGCCGACGTGCAGCTCGTAGATCACCGCCTCCTCCCAGGGCCGGCCGCGCCAGTCGCCGTCGGCCCAGGCGAAGGCGGCGGGGTCGATGACTTCGCTCGGCCCGTGCACGTCCTCGGGGTTGAAGCGGGAGGCGGGATCGGGGACGAGCCGTCCGCCGTCGATGCGGAAGCGGTAGCGACTGCCCGCCCCGGCCTCCGGCACGTCGACCGCGAACCAGCCCTGCCCGATCGCCGGCATCGGCAACTCGGCCGCCTCGAGACACAGGCTGACCTGCCGCGCCGATGGCGCCCACAGCCGGAAATGCACGCCGCCGCCGGGTTCGAGTTGGCTGCCGAAGGGCATGCGGTGGCTGCGGTGGAGCGGATTCATTGCGTCGCCTCCTTGTCTGTCATCGTGCTCCGGGCCGCCTCGCGTCGGCGGTGGGCGGCATTCGCGGGCGGGCGCATCCCCGCGCGGCGGGGCCCCTGCTTCCTGCTCATTGCGCCACCCACTGGTCAGGAGCCGGCCGCGCCAGGCGGAACAGGGCCATCGAGCGCCCGACCAGCGGGAACGGCTGGCCGCCGGGGCAAGTCCGGCCCTGGCCGACTTCGCCGCTGGCGGTGTCGAGGAGCAGTTCCCAGACCCGGCTGTTCTCCCAATCGGGCAGTTGGAAGGGGAGCGTCTCGTGGTGGGCGTTGAAGAGCACCAGCAGGTTGTCGTCGCGCACCCGGCGGCCGCGCCGGTCGCGCTCGTCGAGGCCGCTGGCGGCGAGGAACATGCCGAGGCAGCGGGCATAGCTTTCTTGCCAGGCTTCGTCGCTCATTTCGCTGCCGTCCGGGTTCATCCACAGGATGTCCTTGACGCCGCTACCCTTGAGCGGGCGCCCCTCGAAGAAGCGGCGGCGGCGAAATCCCGGATGCCGCTTGCGCAGGCGCAGCAGGTGGCCGACAAAGGCGAGGAAATTGCGCCGGGGCGGATCGAGTTGCCAATCGATCCAGCTCGTCGCGTTGTCCTGGCAATAGGCGTTGTTGTTGCCGCCCTGGCTGCTCCCCAGAATGTCCCCGGCGACCAGCATCGGCACCCCCTGCGAGAGCAGCAGGGTGGCCATCAGGTTGCGTTTCTGGCGGGCGCGCAGCACGAGGACCGCCGGATCGGCGGTCGGCCCCTCGACGCCGCAGTTCCAGGACAGGTTGCGGTCGCTGCCGTCGCGATTGTCCTCGCCGTTGGCTTCATTGTGCTTGGCGTCGTAGCTGACCAGATCTTCGAGGGTGAAGCCGTCGTGGGCAGTGACGAAGTTGATGCTGGCGTGGGGCCGCCGCCCGCTCGAGGCGTAAAGGTCGCTGGAGCCGGTGACGCGATAGGCGAATTCGCCGATCAGGCCGCCGTCGCCTTTCCAGTAGGCGCGCACGGCGTCGCGGTAGCGGTCGTTCCACTCGGCCCAGCCGAAGGGGAAATTGCCGACCTGGTAGCCGCCCTCGCCCAGGTCCCACGGCTCGGCGATGAGCTTGACCTGGGACAGCACCGGGTCCTGGTGGATGATGTCGAAAAAGGCGCTCAGCCGGTCCACCTCGTGCAGCTCGCGGGCCAGCGCCGAAGCCAGGTCGAAGCGGAAACCGTCGATGTGCATGTCCTCGACCCAGTAGCGCAGGCTGTCCATGATCAGCTGCAGGACATGCGGATGCTGCAGGTTGAGCGTATTGCCGCAGCCGGTGTAGTCCCGGTAGTAGCGCGGATCCTCGGGCGACAGGCGGTAGTAGGCGGCGTTGTCGATGCCGCGGAAACATAGCGTCGGCCCGAGCTGGCTGCCCTCCGCGGTATGGTTGTACACGACATCGAGGATAACCTCGATGCCGGCCGAATGCAGTACCTTGACCATGCTCTTGAACTCCTTGATCGAACCGGTGGCCGAGTAGCGGGCGTCCGGGGAAAAATAGCCGATCGAGTTGTAGCCCCAGTAATTGGCCAGCCCCCGGCTCACCAGATGGCGGTCGTCAACGGCGGTATGCACCGGCATCAGTTCGACCGCGGTAATGCCCAGCGCCTGCAGATGGGCGATGACCGGCGCCGTGACGAGCCCGGCGTAGGTGCCGCGCAAGGGCGGCGGAATATCCGGGTGGCCGATGGTGAAGCCCTTGACGTGCAGCTCGCAGATCACCGTTTCGTGCCACGGCGTGCGCGGCGGCCGGTCGTCGCCCCAGGTGAAGGCGGGATCGACCACCCGGCAGCGCGGCATGCCGGCGGCGTCGTCGCGGCGATCGATGCGCAGATCGCCGTAGCGGCCGCCGACCCGGTAGCCGAAATGGGCGTCGCTCCAGCGGATGGCGCCGACGATGTCGTGTGCGTAGGGGTCGAGCAGGAGCTTGTGCGGATTGAAACGGTGACCGTGCAGCGGGGCGTAGGGGCCGTGCACGCGGTAGCCGTAGAGCAGCCCGGGGCGGGCCTCGGGCAGGTAGCCGTGCCAGATCTGGCCGGTCCGCTCGGGCAGTTCGATGCGCTGGGTTTCGCGCCGTCCCTGGCGATCGAAGATGCATAACTCGACCTTGTGGGCATGCTCCGAAAAGAGGGCGAAATTGACCCCCTCGCCATCCCAGATGGCGCCGATCGGATAGGGAGCGCCGGGCCAGACGGCGGAGAGCGGAATATCCATCGCTTCAGGCCGCCTGCGGCGGCATCGCCCCTTGCTGCGGTCGGCGGAGACTAGTCATTGCCGGGCTCCCTCTTCTTCTGTTGCGGCCACCAGCGCTCCAGCAGGTTGGCCGCCCATTGCCGGCCGCCCAGGCCGAAGGCCAGGGCCAGGGCGAGCACGATGCCGGCGAGGATGATCAGGAAGCTCTCGCGGATGATGTCGCCGGCGATGCCCAACTGTTCGAGGGCGATCAGGACGACGAAAAGCATGACCGCATAGCGCGCCAGGCGGCCGAGCAGCGGCGCTTCGTCGAAGCCGACGTTGCGGCCGTAGATGGTGACGCTGCCGTCGATGAAGTAGGCGAAGTAGGCGCCGCCAGCGAGGATCACCACGGCCAGGATGACGCGCGGCACGAACAGGGCGATGCGGGACAGCAGCTCGCTGACGTAACTCAGGTCCAGACTGTTGCAGGCCATGATCAGGGCGGCGACGATCACCAGCCAATAGACCAGCGTGCCGAGAAGAGCGGTGGTGTCGGCCGTCGAGCCGCCCATCTGCAAGAAGGCGTCGATGCGGGCGCGCTCGGTCATGACGTGGAAGTTGATCGAGCGCAGGGCCTTGACGACGGTGAAGCGTGCTGCCTTGGCGAGCAGCCAGCCGGCGATGGCGATCGCCACCGCGAGCAGTACCCGGGGGAGAAAGGCCGCCGCTTCGGAGAGCAGCATGCGCAGGCTTTCAAGGGCGAGGTCGATCGTTTCCATGCCATTCTCCTCAGTCGCCGGGCGTCGCATCGAGCGCCGCCAGGATGCCCTGCAACGGCAGGAACACCCAGTCCGGCCGGTGGGCCAGCTCGTAGCGCAGTTCGTAAAGCGCCTTTTCGAGCAGGAACAGGTCGAGCAGCCGGCGCCCTTCCGACCATTCGCCATGGAGCCGGGCGCCACCGGCGGCGGCCGTCGCCACGTAGCTGTCGAGGAAGGTGCCTGTTACCTCCGCGCGCCAAGCATCGGCCTGCGCCGTCAGCGCCTCGCTATCCTTGGGCGACTCGCCGGCAACGCGGGCCAGCACCGTGCGTACCGCATAATCGAAGGAGCGCAGCATGCCGGCGACATCGCGCAGCGGCGAACTCTTTTGCCCCCGCTGGGCCAGGCTGCGCGTCGGCTCGCCTTCGAAATCGATGATGATGAAATCGTTGCGCGCGACCAGCACCTGCCCCAGATGGTAGTCGCCGTGCTGGCGGATCTTCAGCGATTCGAGAGTGGCCGGGGCGGCGCCCGCGATCCGCGCCAGCAGTTCCTGGCGCCGCGCCAGCAAGGTCTCGGCGAGCGGCCGCGCGTTCGCCGGCAGGCTCGGCAGGGCGTGTTCGAGCTGCGCCAGGCTGGCCATTGCCTCTTCGCCGGCGCTCTGCGTCCAGCCGCCGAGATCGCGCTCGGCGATCGGTTCCGGGTCGAACAGCGGGTCGCCCGTCGTCAGCGCCAGGGCCTGGTGCAATTCGGCCGTGCGCTGGCCCAGGGTGCGGACCAGGGCGAGATAGGCGCCATGCACGTCGGCCGGCAGTGCGCCGCCAGCGGCCGCCTCGAAGTTCTCGAAAAAGCGCTCGAGGTAAGCCAGGGTGTAACTCCAGCCGTCGCCCTGGTTCTCGACGTAGCTCTGGAGCAGGGCCAGCGTCATGCTGCCGCTGTCTTTGCCAATTTCGCTGCCGGCGGCGGGAGATATTCGATGGCGCCGGCGACCGGTACGCAGTTGGGAAAATGGGCGACGTCGGTCAGGAAACGGCCGATTTCCAGTTCCTGGCAAATCCCGGCCTGGAGATGGCGATAGAGTTTGAGAAAGAGCCGCTGCCCGAGGATGCGGATGCTGTTGCTGCTCTGCGCGGCCGGCGGGCGCACCGGCGTCAGCAGGGCCGGATCGTCGCCGACGAGAGCGGCGAAGGCGGCGCTCGGGGTGCAGCGGATGGCGCCGTGGGCGCAACTGAACTCCCGGCCGGCACCGATGGCGTCGACCAGGGCGCGGGCGAAGCTCTCGTCGACGAAGGCGTCGCCCAGCACCCCGAGCTGGGCCTGCATGCGGACCCGGGCCACGGTGGCTGGCAGCATGGCGCGCGAGCGTTCCTCGTCGCTTTCCCAGACCAGGGTCAGCGGCAGGAAATAGTTGGCGGCGCTGGCCGTCGCCCCGGCCCCGGTTTCGACGCGGAACACGGCGAGGAACCAGTTGCCGCGGGGATCGTTCCATTCGGCATGGTCGACCAGGGCAGCCTGGCGCACCGCCCCGCCCTGGCTCCCGAACCAGCGCTGCAGGGCGATGAAGCGCGGCAGGGTTTCGCGTTCGAGCTGGGCCCGCAGCTTCTCGGCGAGGCCGATGCGCCAGGGCACGACACGCTCCCGGAAGAGGCTGTGCCAGCCGTCGAAGAAAACCAGGACCGGCGCCTCTTCGGGCGGCAGGCGGTTCTCGTGCCAGCCCGGCGCGGCTTCGCCGGTGGCTAGGCGGAACCAGTAGAAACCGTGGCCCGGCAGCGTGATCAGGTAAGGCAGTTCGCCGACCGGCGGGAATGGCGTGCGGCCGAGCAGTTCCACCGGCACCCGTCCCTTGTAGGTGGCGAGGTCGAGTTCCACCGGCTGCGCCGTGCGCGCCAGGTTGGCGACGCAAAGCAGGGTCTGGTCTTCGTATTCGCGCAGGAAGGCGAGGATCTTGCGGTTGCCGGGATGGAGGAAGACCAGGCTGCCGCGGCCGAAGGCGCTGAAGCCCTTGCGCACGGCGAGCAGGCGTCGCGTCCAGTTGAGCAGCGAGGACGGATCGCGCGCCTGGGCCTCGACGTTCACCGCCTCATAGCCGTAGACCGGGTCCATGATCGGCGGCAGGTAAAGGCGTTGCGGGTCGGCCTTGGAGAAGCCAGCGTTGCGGTCCGGGCTCCACTGCATCGGCGTGCGCACCCCGTCGCGGTCGCCGAGGTAGACGTTGTCGCCCATGCCGAGTTCGTCGCCGTAGTAAATGATCGGCGAGCCGGGCATCGACATCAGCAGGGCGTTCATCAGCTTGATGCGCT
This genomic window contains:
- the treZ gene encoding malto-oligosyltrehalose trehalohydrolase; amino-acid sequence: MNPLHRSHRMPFGSQLEPGGGVHFRLWAPSARQVSLCLEAAELPMPAIGQGWFAVDVPEAGAGSRYRFRIDGGRLVPDPASRFNPEDVHGPSEVIDPAAFAWADGDWRGRPWEEAVIYELHVGSFTAEGSFAAVAGRLDDLAELGVTAIELMPVADFPGRRNWGYDGVLPFAPDSSYGRPHDLKRLIQAAHARGLMVLLDVVYNHFGPEGNYLHTYAEPFFNAARRTPWGPAINFEGPDSEPVRSFFIHNALYWLEEYHFDGLRIDAVHAIDDASTPDIVEALAAAVRQGPGRQRQIHLILENDRNQARYLGRDAEGAPCCATAQWNDDFHHPLHRLLTGEAEGYYGDYAALFGAPARHLARALGEGFAFQGEFSPYRGHVPRGEPSDHLPPTAFVGFLQNHDQVGNRAFGERLGQLVPPEALAAATAILLLAPAPPLLFMGEEFAAAQPFLYFCDFEPQLAAAVRAGRRRELARFLAVTAADGPAQPSELPDPNAESTFAACVLDWASRLAPPHERWLVFYRSLLAIRRQQIVPRLRGMKSGQAAWDTLGEAALEVAWRLGDGSRLTLLANLGAEPVGPVAPPPGVAIHRSDSLTAEDLAAGRLPPWSVAWVLDAAARSGRAGP
- the glgX gene encoding glycogen debranching protein GlgX codes for the protein MDIPLSAVWPGAPYPIGAIWDGEGVNFALFSEHAHKVELCIFDRQGRRETQRIELPERTGQIWHGYLPEARPGLLYGYRVHGPYAPLHGHRFNPHKLLLDPYAHDIVGAIRWSDAHFGYRVGGRYGDLRIDRRDDAAGMPRCRVVDPAFTWGDDRPPRTPWHETVICELHVKGFTIGHPDIPPPLRGTYAGLVTAPVIAHLQALGITAVELMPVHTAVDDRHLVSRGLANYWGYNSIGYFSPDARYSATGSIKEFKSMVKVLHSAGIEVILDVVYNHTAEGSQLGPTLCFRGIDNAAYYRLSPEDPRYYRDYTGCGNTLNLQHPHVLQLIMDSLRYWVEDMHIDGFRFDLASALARELHEVDRLSAFFDIIHQDPVLSQVKLIAEPWDLGEGGYQVGNFPFGWAEWNDRYRDAVRAYWKGDGGLIGEFAYRVTGSSDLYASSGRRPHASINFVTAHDGFTLEDLVSYDAKHNEANGEDNRDGSDRNLSWNCGVEGPTADPAVLVLRARQKRNLMATLLLSQGVPMLVAGDILGSSQGGNNNAYCQDNATSWIDWQLDPPRRNFLAFVGHLLRLRKRHPGFRRRRFFEGRPLKGSGVKDILWMNPDGSEMSDEAWQESYARCLGMFLAASGLDERDRRGRRVRDDNLLVLFNAHHETLPFQLPDWENSRVWELLLDTASGEVGQGRTCPGGQPFPLVGRSMALFRLARPAPDQWVAQ
- a CDS encoding mechanosensitive ion channel family protein, which codes for METIDLALESLRMLLSEAAAFLPRVLLAVAIAIAGWLLAKAARFTVVKALRSINFHVMTERARIDAFLQMGGSTADTTALLGTLVYWLVIVAALIMACNSLDLSYVSELLSRIALFVPRVILAVVILAGGAYFAYFIDGSVTIYGRNVGFDEAPLLGRLARYAVMLFVVLIALEQLGIAGDIIRESFLIILAGIVLALALAFGLGGRQWAANLLERWWPQQKKREPGND
- a CDS encoding phosphotransferase, whose product is MTLALLQSYVENQGDGWSYTLAYLERFFENFEAAAGGALPADVHGAYLALVRTLGQRTAELHQALALTTGDPLFDPEPIAERDLGGWTQSAGEEAMASLAQLEHALPSLPANARPLAETLLARRQELLARIAGAAPATLESLKIRQHGDYHLGQVLVARNDFIIIDFEGEPTRSLAQRGQKSSPLRDVAGMLRSFDYAVRTVLARVAGESPKDSEALTAQADAWRAEVTGTFLDSYVATAAAGGARLHGEWSEGRRLLDLFLLEKALYELRYELAHRPDWVFLPLQGILAALDATPGD
- the treS gene encoding maltose alpha-D-glucosyltransferase is translated as MSETPLPAEHQAPEAHTNGGEGANGDPFWYKDAVIYELHVKAFFDSNNDGIGDFAGLIQKLDYLQDLGVTALWLLPFYPSPQKDDGYDIADYHGVNADYGSRADFRQFVRQAHRRGLRVITELVVNHTSDSHPWFQAARRAPPGSSKRDYYVWSDSNSRYAGTRIIFSDTETSNWTYDAVAQAYYWHRFFSHQPDLNFDNPSVRKALVRVMRFWLDQGVDGFRLDAIPYLCEREGTNNENLPETHAVVKEIRAVIDAHYRGRLLLAEANQWPEDVRDYFGDGDECHMAYHFPLMPRMYMAIAQEDRHPVVEIMQQTPDIPESCQWAIFLRNHDELTLEMVTSKERDYMYQMYAADRRARINLGIRRRLAPLMENDPERIKLMNALLMSMPGSPIIYYGDELGMGDNVYLGDRDGVRTPMQWSPDRNAGFSKADPQRLYLPPIMDPVYGYEAVNVEAQARDPSSLLNWTRRLLAVRKGFSAFGRGSLVFLHPGNRKILAFLREYEDQTLLCVANLARTAQPVELDLATYKGRVPVELLGRTPFPPVGELPYLITLPGHGFYWFRLATGEAAPGWHENRLPPEEAPVLVFFDGWHSLFRERVVPWRIGLAEKLRAQLERETLPRFIALQRWFGSQGGAVRQAALVDHAEWNDPRGNWFLAVFRVETGAGATASAANYFLPLTLVWESDEERSRAMLPATVARVRMQAQLGVLGDAFVDESFARALVDAIGAGREFSCAHGAIRCTPSAAFAALVGDDPALLTPVRPPAAQSSNSIRILGQRLFLKLYRHLQAGICQELEIGRFLTDVAHFPNCVPVAGAIEYLPPPAAKLAKTAAA